Below is a window of Shewanella khirikhana DNA.
TTTGGTGCTGCGCAACGTTTCCGACCCACAGGAACTGGTTACCCGCCTCGAGCAGGTGCGCTCTGGCGGCGTGCCCAACTATTTCGGTGAGCAGCGTTTCGGCCATGATGGTGGCAATCTGGTTAAGGCGCGACAGATGTTTGAAGGCCGCAAGGTGAAAGACAGAAATAAGCGCAGCCTGTATCTGTCGGCGGTGCGCTCTGAGCTCTTTAATCAGGTGGTCAGCGCCCGTTTGGCAAGGCAAGATGCTTCCGGTTTGGGGTTGCTTGAGGGGGACTGTGTGATGCTTTCTGGCAGCCGCAGCTTCTTTGTGGCCGAAACTTGGGATGAGACGCTCAAAGGCCGTCTGGCTGAGAAAGATATTCAACTGTCGGCGCCCCTGTGGGGCCGCGGTGAGATGCTCGCCAAGGGCGACGCCGCCGAGTTTGAAGCGTCGGTGCTCGCGGCTTACGAGCTTGAGCGCAACGGCCTTGAAAAAGAAGGCCTGACCCAGGAGCGCCGCGCGCTGCTGCTGCGCCCTGAACAGCTGAGCTTTAAACTGGACGGCGATACCCTGACTCTGGATTTCTGCTTGCCGGCTGGCGCCTTTGCTACCAGTGTGCTGCGAGAGCTTTGTGAGTACAGCGACGTGAAAGAGCTGGAGTGGCGCCGCGCGGTGGCCGAACGTCAGGCACAGGAGGCCGCTAATGCGCCTGTTGGTGAGTAACGATGACGGGGTGCATGCCCCGGGCATCAAGGCGCTCGCCGAGGCCTTAAAGGCCATTGCCCATGTGGATGTAGTGGCACCGGATCGCAACTGCTCCGCCGCCAGCAACTCGTTAACCTTGACTAATCCATTGAGAATTAATAGGTTAGACAACGGCTATATCGCGGTTAACGGTACGCCATCGGATTGTGTGCACATTGCCATTCGGGAGATTTGCACCGAAGAGCCGCAGCTTGTGGTCTCGGGGATTAATGCCGGGGCCAATATGGGGGATGACACCCTCTATTCCGGCACTGTGGCTGCGGCCATGGAAGGGCGGTTTCAGGGGCTGCCGGCGATTGCGGTGTCTTTGTCTGCCCGAAACCCGCAGCACTATGATGCCGCTGCGCAAATAGCGCTGCGCATTGTGCAGGGGCTCAAGGCACACCCTTTGCCTGCTGATCAAATACTCAATGTGAATGTACCCGATTTGCCCCTTGAGCAAATCAAGGGCATCAAGGTTACTCGCCTGGGAGCGCGTCACAGGGCCGAAGGCGTGGTACGGACCGCCGATCCGGCCGGACGTGAAATCTTCTGGCTCGGGCCGCCGGGTGAAGAGCTTGATGCCAGCGAAGGCACTGACTTTGGCGCCGTGGCCGACGGCTATGTGTCCATCACGCCATTAACCGTGGATTTAACCGCTCACAGTCAACTTAACGCACTGGCAAACTGGATAGAAAAGATATGAACCCGACCGGCTCGACGGTGGCCATGAATCTGGCAAAAAAGCTGTATGAAGCGGGGATCCGCGACTCAGCCGTATTGCAGGCCATTGCCAATACCCCAAGAGAATTGTTTCTCGACGCGGCATTGGCGCATAAGGCCTATGAAAACACCGCCTTGCCAATAGGTCAGGGGCAAACCATTTCTCAGCCCTATATTGTGGCCCGCATGACCGAGCTTGTGATGCAGGCCAGGCCGCAGCGGATGTTGGAAGTGGGCACAGGCTCGGGTTATCAGGCCGCCATTTTGGCGCAGCTGGTACCTGAGCTTTGCACCATAGAGCGCATCAAGGCGCTGCAAATTCAGGCCCGGCAACGGCTCAAGCGGCTCGATTTGCACAATGTGTCTTTTAAATACGGTGATGGTTGGCAGGGTTGGCCCAACCGTGGCCCCTTCGATGCCATCATGGTCACAGCGGCCGCGTCTTCGGTACCCAGCGCGCTGCTTGAGCAGTTGGCCGAAGGTGGCTTATTGGTTATCCCGGTTGGGGATGACTCCCAGCAGCTGATGGCGATACGCCGCCAGGGACAGGACTTCAGCTCGGAAATCATTGAAGCCGTGAAGTTTG
It encodes the following:
- the truD gene encoding tRNA pseudouridine(13) synthase TruD → MTELTFLYGKPAVSADIRTHNSDFQVKEILPFLPDGEGEHHLLHIRKDGLNTAQVAEMISKFAKVHPKEVTFAGQKDKNAITEQWFGVRIPGKDTPDWAAMSNEQMQVLSFARHGKKLRTGALSGNRFTLVLRNVSDPQELVTRLEQVRSGGVPNYFGEQRFGHDGGNLVKARQMFEGRKVKDRNKRSLYLSAVRSELFNQVVSARLARQDASGLGLLEGDCVMLSGSRSFFVAETWDETLKGRLAEKDIQLSAPLWGRGEMLAKGDAAEFEASVLAAYELERNGLEKEGLTQERRALLLRPEQLSFKLDGDTLTLDFCLPAGAFATSVLRELCEYSDVKELEWRRAVAERQAQEAANAPVGE
- the surE gene encoding 5'/3'-nucleotidase SurE: MRLLVSNDDGVHAPGIKALAEALKAIAHVDVVAPDRNCSAASNSLTLTNPLRINRLDNGYIAVNGTPSDCVHIAIREICTEEPQLVVSGINAGANMGDDTLYSGTVAAAMEGRFQGLPAIAVSLSARNPQHYDAAAQIALRIVQGLKAHPLPADQILNVNVPDLPLEQIKGIKVTRLGARHRAEGVVRTADPAGREIFWLGPPGEELDASEGTDFGAVADGYVSITPLTVDLTAHSQLNALANWIEKI
- a CDS encoding protein-L-isoaspartate(D-aspartate) O-methyltransferase, whose protein sequence is MNPTGSTVAMNLAKKLYEAGIRDSAVLQAIANTPRELFLDAALAHKAYENTALPIGQGQTISQPYIVARMTELVMQARPQRMLEVGTGSGYQAAILAQLVPELCTIERIKALQIQARQRLKRLDLHNVSFKYGDGWQGWPNRGPFDAIMVTAAASSVPSALLEQLAEGGLLVIPVGDDSQQLMAIRRQGQDFSSEIIEAVKFVPLVNGVLA